In Streptomyces sp. NBC_01408, one DNA window encodes the following:
- a CDS encoding SGNH/GDSL hydrolase family protein yields the protein MIRLADGPMTWVATGDSITQAVLHTHGARGWVEHLHERVRWQLDRLTDVVVNTGVSAWGAADVLAARDHLIGRFEPDVLSVSLGTNDCLAGKDGLPRFHEAMRRIIAGANPRTQVVLHTPALVSASGRERRAALPAYCRAVREIAEDTGALLVDHEAHWLEHHGTADPIPWLDDPAHPNAAGHLQMANHTLRAMGLGELDPL from the coding sequence ATGATCCGGCTGGCGGACGGGCCCATGACCTGGGTGGCGACCGGGGACAGCATCACCCAGGCCGTGCTGCACACCCACGGCGCCCGCGGCTGGGTGGAGCACCTGCACGAGCGGGTCCGGTGGCAGCTGGACCGGCTCACCGACGTCGTGGTCAACACCGGCGTCTCCGCGTGGGGCGCGGCCGACGTGCTCGCGGCCCGCGACCACCTCATCGGCCGGTTCGAGCCCGATGTGCTGTCCGTGTCGCTCGGCACCAACGACTGCCTCGCCGGCAAGGACGGACTGCCCCGTTTCCACGAGGCGATGAGACGGATCATCGCCGGGGCGAACCCTCGGACACAGGTCGTCCTGCACACGCCGGCGCTGGTCAGCGCCTCGGGCCGGGAACGGCGCGCGGCACTTCCCGCGTACTGCCGGGCCGTGCGGGAGATCGCGGAGGACACCGGCGCGCTGCTCGTCGACCACGAGGCCCACTGGCTGGAGCACCACGGCACGGCCGACCCGATCCCGTGGCTCGACGACCCGGCCCACCCCAACGCGGCCGGCCACCTGCAGATGGCGAACCACACCCTGCGTGCCATGGGCCTGGGCGAGCTGGACCCCCTCTAG
- a CDS encoding alpha/beta fold hydrolase, with product MLFAHRADAGQRLAAALRHLEGADPVVLGLPRGGVPVAFQVARALGAPLDVVVVRKLGVPHHRELGFGAIGEGGVRVISEDIVRLGRVRPEDSAAVERAEEAELLRQARRFRGDRPRIPLDGRTAIVVDDGVATGATAAAACQVVRALGAARVVLATPVAPPDAASRLRSSADEVVCLSTPHAFRAVGEWYADFTQTSDEEVVALLAEAEAEAERAARPARPTGSAGSVEPGPAPRSAEVTVESDGLTLAGDLVLPPGAPAVVVFAHGSGSSRHSPRNRSVARALNHAGLGTLLFDLLTPAEEADRANVFDIETLARRLTDATRWLRQRASGPIGYFGASTGAAAALRAAAAADADIAAVVSRGGRPDLAGPLLADVRAPTLLVVGGRDSTVLGLNRQALAELRCEKELAIVPGATHLFEEPGALAEVAGLARAWFTSHLTPPTGHLDDTS from the coding sequence GTGCTGTTCGCCCATCGCGCTGACGCGGGGCAGCGCCTCGCCGCCGCGCTCCGGCACCTGGAGGGCGCGGATCCCGTCGTCCTGGGCCTGCCCCGCGGCGGGGTCCCGGTGGCCTTCCAGGTGGCCCGGGCGCTCGGCGCCCCCCTCGACGTGGTCGTGGTCCGCAAGCTCGGCGTGCCCCACCACCGCGAGCTGGGCTTCGGCGCCATCGGCGAAGGCGGTGTACGGGTCATCAGCGAGGACATCGTCCGCCTCGGCCGGGTCCGGCCGGAGGACAGCGCGGCGGTCGAGCGCGCGGAGGAGGCGGAGCTCCTGAGGCAGGCCCGCAGGTTCCGCGGGGACCGGCCGCGGATACCGCTCGACGGCCGCACCGCGATCGTCGTGGACGACGGGGTCGCGACCGGCGCCACCGCGGCGGCCGCGTGCCAGGTGGTCCGGGCGCTGGGCGCGGCGCGGGTGGTGCTGGCCACGCCGGTGGCGCCGCCGGACGCCGCCTCGCGGCTGCGCTCCTCGGCTGACGAGGTGGTGTGCCTGTCCACGCCGCACGCGTTCCGCGCGGTCGGCGAGTGGTACGCGGACTTCACCCAGACCTCCGACGAGGAGGTCGTCGCGCTGCTGGCCGAGGCCGAAGCGGAGGCCGAGCGTGCAGCCCGGCCCGCCCGGCCCACCGGATCCGCAGGGTCGGTCGAGCCCGGCCCGGCCCCCCGGTCCGCCGAGGTGACGGTCGAGTCCGACGGCCTCACGCTGGCCGGTGACCTCGTCCTGCCGCCCGGCGCCCCGGCGGTCGTGGTGTTCGCCCACGGCTCCGGCAGCAGCCGCCACAGCCCGCGCAACCGGTCGGTGGCGCGGGCCCTCAACCACGCGGGCCTGGGCACCCTGCTCTTCGACCTGCTCACGCCCGCGGAGGAAGCGGACCGGGCGAACGTGTTCGACATCGAGACCCTGGCCCGGCGGCTCACGGACGCCACCCGCTGGCTGCGGCAGCGCGCGTCCGGGCCCATCGGCTATTTCGGGGCGAGCACCGGAGCCGCGGCCGCGCTGCGGGCCGCCGCCGCGGCCGACGCGGACATCGCCGCCGTGGTGTCCCGGGGCGGCCGCCCCGACCTCGCCGGGCCCCTGCTCGCCGACGTACGGGCGCCCACCCTGCTCGTCGTGGGCGGCCGCGACTCGACGGTGCTCGGCCTCAACCGGCAGGCCCTGGCGGAGCTGCGCTGCGAGAAGGAGCTGGCCATAGTGCCCGGCGCCACCCACCTCTTCGAGGAGCCGGGAGCACTGGCCGAAGTGGCCGGCCTCGCCCGCGCCTGGTTCACGAGCCACCTGACTCCCCCGACGGGCCACCTCGACGACACCTCCTAG
- a CDS encoding 3-hydroxybutyrate dehydrogenase yields the protein MTSELHAVPDALPRGAHGVDLTGRTALVTGGGSGIGRACARALAEAGALVHVVDRDGAAADEVARATGGLAHEVDLADAGALRGLPREVDVLVNSAGLQHVAAIEEFPPERFELIQRVMVTAPFLLLRQCLPHMYAGGWGRVVNISSVHGLRASPYKSAYVAAKHGLEGLSKVTALEAAPHGVTSNCVSPGYVRTPLVEGQIAAQAAAHGVAPEEVVGGVLLSRSAIKRLIEPEEVAAVAVWLCGPHTGYLTGASIPLDGGWGAH from the coding sequence ATGACGAGCGAACTTCACGCAGTTCCCGACGCCCTCCCGCGCGGCGCCCACGGGGTCGACCTGACGGGACGCACGGCCCTCGTGACCGGCGGCGGCAGCGGTATCGGGCGGGCCTGCGCGCGGGCACTGGCCGAGGCAGGGGCCCTCGTACACGTGGTCGACCGCGACGGCGCGGCGGCCGACGAGGTCGCCCGTGCCACCGGCGGCCTGGCCCATGAGGTGGACCTGGCGGACGCCGGGGCCCTACGCGGGCTCCCCCGCGAGGTGGACGTCCTCGTCAACAGCGCAGGGCTCCAGCACGTGGCGGCGATCGAGGAGTTCCCGCCGGAGCGGTTCGAGCTGATCCAGCGGGTGATGGTCACCGCGCCGTTCCTGCTCCTGCGGCAGTGCCTGCCGCACATGTACGCGGGCGGGTGGGGCCGCGTGGTGAACATCTCCAGCGTGCACGGCCTGCGGGCCAGCCCGTACAAGTCCGCGTACGTCGCCGCCAAGCACGGCCTGGAGGGGCTGAGCAAGGTCACCGCCCTGGAGGCCGCCCCGCACGGGGTGACCAGCAACTGCGTCAGCCCCGGCTACGTCCGTACGCCGCTGGTCGAGGGGCAGATCGCGGCCCAGGCCGCCGCCCACGGGGTCGCTCCCGAGGAGGTCGTCGGCGGCGTGCTGCTCAGCCGTTCCGCGATCAAGCGGCTGATCGAACCGGAGGAGGTGGCGGCGGTCGCCGTATGGCTCTGCGGGCCGCACACCGGCTACCTCACCGGCGCCTCCATCCCCCTCGACGGCGGCTGGGGCGCCCACTGA
- a CDS encoding chaplin — protein sequence MSRVLKSAGLALAVAMAIAGGASAASADAKAEGVAIGSPGVLSGNVIQVPIHIPINVCGNSVNVIGLLNPAVGNVCVND from the coding sequence ATGTCCCGTGTTCTGAAGAGTGCTGGTCTGGCCCTGGCCGTCGCCATGGCGATCGCCGGCGGTGCCTCGGCGGCGTCCGCCGACGCCAAGGCCGAGGGTGTGGCGATCGGCTCCCCGGGCGTGCTCTCGGGCAACGTGATTCAGGTCCCCATCCACATTCCGATCAACGTCTGCGGCAACAGCGTCAACGTGATCGGTCTGCTGAACCCGGCCGTCGGCAACGTCTGCGTCAACGACTGA
- a CDS encoding DUF5997 family protein: MTSHQSTQTMKPATAAKKLGVYLEATPAEFQEGVVSRTELAALQADPPQWLQDLRAKGPHPRPVVAAKLGVSIAGLARGGVTEPLTTEQIEALKNELPDWLQRERATQAEVRKETVRIKEKKAEQAEKQGPPRS, translated from the coding sequence ATGACGTCGCACCAGAGCACCCAGACCATGAAGCCCGCGACCGCGGCGAAGAAACTGGGTGTGTACCTCGAGGCCACCCCCGCAGAGTTCCAGGAGGGTGTCGTCTCGCGCACCGAGCTGGCCGCGCTGCAGGCCGACCCGCCCCAGTGGCTGCAGGACCTGCGCGCCAAGGGCCCGCACCCGCGTCCGGTGGTCGCGGCGAAGCTGGGCGTCTCCATCGCGGGTCTGGCCCGCGGCGGGGTCACCGAGCCCCTCACCACGGAGCAGATCGAGGCGCTGAAGAACGAGCTTCCCGACTGGCTCCAGCGGGAGCGCGCCACCCAGGCCGAGGTCCGCAAGGAGACGGTCCGCATCAAGGAGAAGAAGGCGGAGCAGGCCGAGAAGCAGGGCCCGCCGCGTTCCTGA
- a CDS encoding LysR substrate-binding domain-containing protein: protein MTGSETTPSFRLAYVPGVTPTKWVRIWNERLPDIPLTLVAAPAAEAFGVLRGGAADAGFVRLPVDREDLSAIPLYTETTVVVIPKDHLVAAVEEVSAEDLADEIVLHPLDDTLDWERPPGRPAMERPATTEDAIELVAAGVGVLVVPQSLARLYHRRDLTYRPVSGVPESRVALSWPQEETTDLVEEFIGIVRGRTVNSTRGRPPTPPQPKGKRPEAGGAQRKPGSGKAAGSGKSGGAGKGARGGSGGSGGAKGTKGAKRGKPRRRP from the coding sequence GTGACAGGCTCGGAAACAACCCCTTCGTTCCGGCTCGCGTATGTCCCTGGAGTGACGCCCACCAAGTGGGTGCGGATCTGGAACGAGCGGCTGCCCGACATCCCCCTGACCCTCGTGGCGGCCCCCGCCGCCGAGGCCTTCGGCGTGCTGCGGGGCGGCGCCGCCGACGCGGGATTCGTACGCCTGCCCGTCGACCGGGAAGACCTCAGCGCGATCCCCCTCTACACCGAGACCACCGTGGTCGTGATCCCGAAGGATCACCTCGTGGCGGCCGTCGAGGAGGTGTCCGCCGAGGACCTGGCCGACGAGATCGTGCTGCACCCCCTCGACGACACCCTGGACTGGGAGCGCCCGCCCGGCCGGCCCGCGATGGAGCGCCCCGCCACGACGGAGGACGCCATCGAGCTGGTGGCGGCCGGGGTGGGCGTGCTCGTCGTCCCGCAGTCGCTGGCCCGCCTGTACCACCGCAGGGACCTCACCTACCGGCCCGTCTCGGGCGTCCCGGAATCGCGGGTCGCGCTGTCCTGGCCGCAGGAGGAGACCACCGACCTGGTGGAGGAGTTCATCGGGATCGTCCGCGGGCGGACCGTCAACAGCACTCGCGGCCGGCCCCCGACCCCGCCGCAGCCCAAGGGAAAACGCCCCGAGGCGGGCGGCGCGCAGCGCAAGCCCGGATCCGGCAAGGCGGCCGGTTCGGGCAAGTCCGGCGGTGCCGGCAAGGGCGCGCGAGGCGGCTCGGGCGGTTCCGGCGGCGCCAAGGGCACCAAGGGTGCCAAGCGCGGCAAGCCGCGCCGCCGCCCGTAA
- a CDS encoding helix-turn-helix transcriptional regulator, protein MRALRFAHDEMTQAELARRIGVSRQTVIAIEQGRYSPTLEMAFQIARVFAVPLDRVFQYPETEGDTP, encoded by the coding sequence ATCCGGGCCCTGCGCTTCGCCCACGACGAGATGACCCAGGCCGAACTCGCCCGCCGGATCGGCGTCAGCCGCCAGACCGTCATCGCCATCGAGCAGGGCCGCTACTCGCCCACCCTGGAGATGGCCTTCCAGATCGCCCGGGTGTTCGCCGTCCCGCTCGACCGCGTGTTCCAGTACCCCGAGACCGAGGGAGACACACCATGA
- a CDS encoding NAD(P)-dependent alcohol dehydrogenase: MRAVVNDVYGPPDVMRTEEVERPVPGEGEVLVRVHAAAVDQGVWHLLEGRPYAIRAAGFGLRAPKDRVRGLDLAGRVEAVGPGVVRFRPGDEVYGEGNGSFAEYACAKEGRLALKPRNLDFEAAAAVPVSACTALKALGGAGGVTAGQSVLVIGASGGVGSYAVQLAKAFGARVTGVCGTAKTDLVRSLGADEVIDYTREDPVDGSRRHDLVLDIAGNRPLRALRRALTPRGTLVIVGGEGGGRWIGGNDRQLRAMLLSPFVGQRLRALASVVRHDDLKVLAELIEAGSMTPAIDRTYPLDEVPDAIRYLRGGHVRGKLVIRVVTDPH, translated from the coding sequence ATGAGAGCCGTCGTCAACGACGTGTACGGACCGCCCGACGTGATGCGCACGGAGGAAGTGGAGCGGCCGGTCCCGGGGGAGGGCGAGGTGCTCGTACGGGTCCACGCGGCCGCCGTCGACCAGGGCGTCTGGCATCTCCTGGAGGGGCGTCCGTACGCGATCCGCGCCGCGGGCTTCGGACTGCGCGCGCCCAAGGACCGCGTACGCGGACTGGACCTCGCGGGCCGGGTGGAGGCCGTGGGGCCCGGGGTGGTCCGCTTCCGCCCGGGTGACGAGGTGTACGGGGAGGGCAACGGCTCGTTCGCCGAGTACGCCTGCGCCAAGGAGGGCCGGCTGGCGCTGAAGCCGCGCAACCTGGACTTCGAAGCGGCGGCGGCCGTCCCGGTGTCCGCCTGCACCGCCCTGAAGGCCCTCGGCGGCGCCGGGGGAGTCACGGCCGGGCAGAGCGTCCTCGTCATAGGCGCGTCGGGCGGCGTGGGCAGCTACGCCGTACAGCTGGCCAAGGCCTTCGGGGCCCGCGTCACCGGTGTGTGCGGCACCGCCAAGACGGACCTGGTCCGCTCCCTCGGTGCCGACGAGGTCATCGATTACACCCGTGAGGACCCCGTGGACGGCAGCCGCCGCCACGACCTCGTCCTCGACATCGCGGGCAACCGGCCCCTCCGCGCCCTCCGGCGCGCCCTCACCCCCCGCGGCACCCTCGTCATCGTCGGCGGTGAGGGCGGAGGCCGGTGGATCGGGGGCAACGACCGCCAGCTGCGCGCGATGCTGCTGTCGCCGTTCGTCGGGCAGCGGCTCCGCGCGCTGGCCTCCGTGGTGCGCCACGACGACCTCAAGGTCCTCGCGGAGCTCATCGAGGCCGGTTCGATGACCCCCGCGATCGACCGGACCTACCCGCTGGACGAAGTCCCCGACGCCATCCGTTATCTGAGGGGAGGTCACGTACGCGGCAAGCTCGTCATCCGCGTCGTGACGGACCCGCACTGA
- a CDS encoding ATP/GTP-binding protein: protein MDFESSDPPAGPRREDVLPATAAAAVKVVIVGGFGVGKTTLVGSVSEIRPLTTEETMTQAGVGVDDTAGVERKSSTTVAMDFGRISINEELVLYLFGTPGQQRFWFLWHGLFEGALGAVVLVDTRRLEVSFDVIGRLEERGVPFVVAVNSFPAAPEYPLDELRAALDLPASVPLVQCDARRRDSSRDVLMTLMRYLHSLAVAPEAS, encoded by the coding sequence ATGGACTTCGAAAGCTCTGACCCTCCCGCGGGGCCGCGGCGCGAGGACGTATTGCCGGCCACGGCCGCCGCCGCCGTCAAGGTGGTGATCGTGGGCGGCTTCGGGGTCGGCAAGACGACCCTGGTCGGCTCGGTGAGCGAGATCCGGCCGCTGACCACGGAGGAGACGATGACCCAGGCCGGGGTCGGCGTCGACGACACGGCGGGTGTGGAGCGCAAGAGCTCCACCACCGTGGCCATGGACTTCGGCCGGATCAGCATCAACGAGGAGCTGGTGCTCTACCTCTTCGGCACACCGGGCCAGCAGCGCTTCTGGTTCCTGTGGCACGGCCTGTTCGAGGGCGCGCTGGGAGCCGTGGTCCTGGTCGACACCCGTCGGCTGGAGGTCAGCTTCGACGTGATCGGCCGGCTGGAGGAGCGCGGGGTGCCCTTCGTGGTCGCCGTCAACTCCTTCCCCGCGGCGCCCGAGTACCCGCTGGACGAACTGCGCGCCGCCCTGGACCTTCCGGCCTCCGTGCCCCTGGTGCAGTGCGACGCCCGGCGCCGCGACTCCAGCCGTGACGTCCTGATGACGCTCATGCGCTACCTGCATTCCCTCGCGGTGGCCCCGGAGGCGTCGTGA
- a CDS encoding DUF742 domain-containing protein, translating into MSDPGPRWEDGTPERLYVITGGRSGPLTTTTLDLVTLIIARSGPRPGMQPEHAAIMRMCQSPLSVAEISAYLALPVSVVTVLIGDLLAADHVLSRAPVALAQLPDLALIEAVIDGLRKL; encoded by the coding sequence GTGAGTGACCCTGGCCCCCGCTGGGAGGACGGCACTCCCGAGCGGCTGTACGTCATCACCGGCGGCCGCAGCGGACCGTTAACCACCACCACCCTCGACCTGGTGACGCTGATCATCGCCAGGTCGGGGCCCAGGCCCGGGATGCAGCCGGAGCACGCGGCGATCATGCGCATGTGCCAGTCGCCGCTCTCGGTGGCGGAGATCTCCGCGTACCTAGCCCTGCCGGTGAGCGTGGTCACCGTACTGATCGGTGACCTGCTCGCCGCCGACCACGTGCTCTCCCGCGCACCGGTCGCTCTCGCCCAACTACCGGACCTGGCATTGATTGAGGCAGTGATCGATGGACTTCGAAAGCTCTGA
- a CDS encoding roadblock/LC7 domain-containing protein, which produces MSQLQTNMDWMLKDLAESVPQTRHVIVLSADGLRMAQYGAETDTADRLAAACAGLQSLAGAVASELPNSKGRMRLVVIEMDGGFFYLMAAGAGAYLAVLADEGVDAGLMGQRMRDLVARIGEHLSSPPRRDGQTA; this is translated from the coding sequence ATGAGTCAGCTGCAGACCAATATGGACTGGATGCTCAAGGACCTGGCCGAGAGCGTTCCGCAGACCCGCCACGTGATCGTGCTCTCCGCCGACGGCCTGCGCATGGCCCAGTACGGCGCGGAGACCGACACGGCCGACCGGCTCGCCGCCGCCTGCGCCGGACTCCAGAGCCTCGCGGGCGCGGTCGCCTCCGAACTCCCCAACAGCAAGGGCCGGATGCGGCTGGTCGTCATCGAGATGGACGGCGGCTTCTTCTACCTGATGGCAGCGGGCGCCGGCGCCTACCTCGCGGTACTGGCCGACGAAGGGGTCGACGCCGGGCTGATGGGCCAGCGGATGCGGGACCTGGTGGCGCGGATCGGAGAACACCTCAGCAGCCCGCCGCGCCGCGACGGGCAGACCGCGTGA
- a CDS encoding sensor histidine kinase KdpD: MVREGSSPGSTGPTSPVAWALPALLTAVVTAVAVALVSSPARTAVAWIGAAAFVAVALSCGEAARRGKAMAALRATVAAQDAALSRQQAETVRLADTLLPDVVARLRKGEFPEDVLTSLEVPGAYQTGLTPQFMAAHQAVLRSVLEAVVAEEDLRDSAQRAFVNIARRVQAIVHQQAMELREMEDRHGQTPAVFGDLLRLDHGTALIGRLADSIAVLGGARPGRQWSKAVPLYSVLRGAMSRIIDYQRVELHSVSQVAVVGPAVEPLIHALAELLDNATRYSPPQTKVHLTAVDVNSGIAVEIEDGGLSMSEEARKRAERMLRQAQQGIDLTDLGETPRLGLAVVGRLSQAYNFQVSLRSSAYGGVRAVLVIPQDLITTVSAATGVAHGIGTSSGPRAAVEPAAGPAEDRTAAVPAVLPPARAVDPRIPRPATGPRIPVADHGSDDLPAVTERTSNGLPQRRRKVRATAPGQPTAADEWTAAVAAAPARPEAEPEPQVEPGMWLAAFQSGLSGDGQTGPGRTAASQNSDASPNSASKGEQP; this comes from the coding sequence ATGGTTCGAGAGGGATCGTCGCCCGGTAGTACAGGGCCCACCTCACCTGTCGCATGGGCGCTGCCCGCTCTGCTGACCGCGGTGGTCACAGCGGTCGCCGTGGCACTGGTGTCATCGCCCGCGCGCACTGCCGTGGCCTGGATCGGCGCCGCCGCCTTCGTCGCGGTCGCGCTCTCCTGTGGTGAGGCCGCCCGGCGCGGCAAGGCGATGGCCGCGCTTCGGGCGACGGTCGCCGCTCAGGATGCGGCGCTGTCCCGGCAGCAGGCCGAGACCGTACGACTGGCCGACACGCTGCTGCCCGATGTCGTGGCACGGCTGCGCAAGGGCGAGTTCCCCGAGGACGTGCTCACCTCTCTGGAGGTGCCGGGCGCCTACCAGACAGGCCTGACGCCCCAGTTCATGGCGGCGCACCAGGCGGTACTGCGTTCCGTGCTGGAAGCCGTGGTCGCGGAGGAGGACCTGCGCGACTCGGCGCAGCGCGCCTTCGTGAACATCGCCCGCCGCGTCCAGGCCATCGTGCACCAGCAGGCCATGGAGCTGCGGGAGATGGAGGACCGGCACGGCCAGACCCCGGCCGTCTTCGGCGATCTGCTCCGGCTCGACCACGGCACCGCGCTCATCGGCCGCCTCGCCGACTCCATCGCCGTACTCGGCGGTGCGCGGCCCGGCCGCCAGTGGAGCAAGGCCGTGCCGCTGTACAGCGTGCTGCGCGGTGCGATGTCCCGGATCATCGACTACCAGCGCGTGGAGCTGCACTCGGTCTCCCAGGTCGCGGTCGTCGGCCCGGCCGTCGAACCGCTCATCCACGCGCTGGCCGAGCTGCTCGACAACGCCACCCGCTACTCCCCGCCGCAGACCAAGGTCCACCTGACCGCCGTCGACGTGAACTCGGGCATCGCGGTCGAGATCGAGGACGGCGGCCTCAGCATGAGCGAGGAGGCCCGCAAGCGGGCCGAGCGCATGCTGCGCCAGGCGCAGCAGGGCATCGACCTCACGGACCTGGGCGAGACCCCGCGACTGGGCCTCGCCGTGGTCGGCCGGCTCTCGCAGGCCTACAACTTCCAGGTCTCGCTGCGCTCTTCGGCGTACGGAGGCGTGCGCGCCGTCCTGGTCATCCCGCAGGACCTGATCACCACCGTCTCCGCCGCGACGGGCGTGGCCCACGGCATCGGCACCTCCTCCGGGCCCCGCGCGGCCGTGGAACCGGCGGCCGGCCCGGCCGAGGACCGTACCGCGGCGGTGCCGGCGGTGCTCCCCCCGGCACGGGCCGTCGACCCGCGGATCCCGCGCCCGGCCACCGGCCCGCGGATCCCCGTGGCCGACCACGGCTCCGACGACCTTCCCGCCGTGACCGAGCGGACGTCGAACGGACTGCCGCAGCGGCGCCGCAAGGTACGCGCCACGGCTCCGGGCCAGCCGACCGCCGCCGACGAGTGGACCGCCGCCGTTGCCGCGGCCCCGGCCCGGCCGGAAGCCGAGCCCGAACCCCAGGTGGAGCCAGGCATGTGGCTGGCCGCCTTCCAGAGCGGCCTCTCCGGGGACGGTCAGACCGGTCCGGGGAGGACCGCAGCAAGCCAGAACAGTGACGCCTCGCCGAACTCGGCGAGCAAGGGGGAACAGCCATGA
- a CDS encoding family 16 glycosylhydrolase, with product MNLPRPPRRLLLALAPLLALASLSTGLAQGGTPAHAQFPAPAAAAAVTFSDEFDGPAGSAVDAGKWQTETGDNVNNHERQYYTAGNRNAALDGQGHLVVTARRENPGNYQCWYGRCEYTSARLNTAGRFTTTYGRVEARMKVPRGQGMWPAFWMLGDDIGQVGWPASGEIDVMENVGFEPSTVHGTLHGPGYSGSGGIGAGHTLPGGQAFADAFHTFAVDWSPNAITWSVDGTVYQRRTPADLGGRQWVFDKPFFLILNLAVGGYWPGDPDGSTAFPQQLLVDYVRVTSGGGQPGAGAITGLGGKCVDVAGAGTANGTPVQLYDCNGTGAQQWSVGADGTVRALGKCLDVASGGTADGTPVQLWDCNGTPAQQWSFPAARDVVNPQADKCLDAEGGSSANGTRLRIWTCTGAPQQKWTPPSARTS from the coding sequence ATGAACCTCCCCCGCCCACCCCGGCGCCTGCTCCTGGCCCTCGCCCCGCTCCTCGCCCTCGCGTCCCTGTCCACCGGACTGGCCCAGGGCGGCACCCCGGCCCACGCGCAGTTCCCCGCACCCGCGGCCGCGGCGGCCGTCACCTTTTCCGACGAGTTCGACGGGCCCGCGGGCTCGGCCGTCGACGCGGGCAAGTGGCAGACCGAGACCGGTGACAACGTCAACAACCACGAGCGGCAGTACTACACCGCGGGCAACCGCAACGCCGCCCTCGACGGCCAGGGCCACCTGGTCGTCACCGCCCGTCGCGAGAACCCGGGCAACTACCAGTGCTGGTACGGCCGGTGCGAGTACACCTCCGCCCGGCTGAACACGGCCGGCCGGTTCACCACGACGTACGGCCGCGTCGAGGCCCGGATGAAGGTCCCGCGCGGCCAGGGCATGTGGCCCGCGTTCTGGATGCTCGGCGACGACATCGGGCAGGTCGGGTGGCCCGCCTCGGGCGAGATCGACGTCATGGAGAACGTGGGCTTCGAGCCCTCCACGGTCCACGGCACCCTCCACGGGCCCGGGTACTCCGGCTCCGGCGGCATCGGCGCCGGCCACACCCTGCCGGGCGGCCAGGCCTTCGCCGACGCCTTCCACACCTTCGCCGTCGACTGGAGCCCGAACGCGATCACCTGGTCCGTCGACGGCACCGTGTACCAGCGGCGCACCCCCGCCGACCTCGGTGGCCGCCAGTGGGTCTTCGACAAGCCCTTCTTCCTGATCCTCAACCTCGCGGTCGGCGGGTACTGGCCCGGAGACCCCGACGGCAGCACGGCCTTCCCCCAGCAGCTCCTCGTCGACTACGTCCGGGTCACCTCCGGCGGCGGCCAGCCGGGCGCGGGCGCCATCACCGGGCTCGGCGGCAAGTGCGTGGACGTCGCCGGGGCCGGCACCGCCAACGGAACTCCCGTACAGCTCTACGACTGCAACGGAACCGGCGCCCAGCAGTGGAGCGTCGGCGCCGACGGCACGGTCCGCGCGCTCGGCAAGTGCCTGGACGTGGCGTCGGGAGGCACGGCCGACGGCACCCCCGTCCAGCTCTGGGACTGCAACGGGACCCCTGCCCAGCAGTGGTCCTTCCCGGCGGCCCGGGACGTCGTCAACCCGCAGGCGGACAAGTGCCTGGACGCGGAGGGCGGCAGCTCGGCGAACGGCACCCGGCTCCGCATCTGGACCTGCACCGGAGCCCCGCAGCAGAAGTGGACGCCGCCGTCCGCCCGGACCTCCTGA